In a genomic window of Nodosilinea sp. E11:
- the cobW gene encoding cobalamin biosynthesis protein CobW has product MHKIPVTIITGFLGAGKTTLIRQLLQNPQGRRIAVLVNEFGEVGIDGDLLRSCQVCDEDGDTAAPAINILELANGCLCCTVQEEFLPTMQQLIERRDQIDCIVIETSGLALPKPLVQAFRWPEIRTAATVDSVITLVDCEALAAGDLVGDLPALEAQRQADDSLDHETPLEELFEDQLNCADLVLLTKVDKVSEGDRTRIEQWLTTQLPRPVKVLGVEGKAISPDLLLGFNAAVEDDLDCRPSHHDHEHDHDHDDDIVAIPVVLDQGFESKALVQRLEQLAASHEIYRIKGFVNVPDKAMRLVVHGVGQRFDAFFDRPWRPAELRQTRLVVIGKDLDAEVVKAAIAA; this is encoded by the coding sequence ATGCATAAAATTCCAGTTACCATCATCACTGGCTTTCTGGGGGCGGGCAAAACTACCCTGATTCGTCAGCTTTTGCAAAACCCCCAGGGGCGACGCATTGCTGTACTCGTCAATGAGTTTGGCGAAGTGGGCATTGATGGCGACCTGCTGCGGAGCTGCCAAGTGTGCGACGAAGACGGGGATACCGCCGCGCCTGCCATCAATATTTTGGAGCTCGCCAACGGCTGCCTCTGCTGCACCGTGCAAGAAGAATTTTTGCCCACCATGCAGCAGCTTATAGAGCGCCGCGACCAGATTGACTGCATTGTGATTGAAACCTCTGGCCTGGCTCTGCCCAAACCTCTAGTTCAGGCCTTCCGCTGGCCCGAGATTCGCACTGCCGCCACGGTCGACAGCGTGATCACGCTAGTCGATTGCGAAGCGCTCGCCGCAGGCGATCTGGTGGGCGATCTGCCTGCTCTAGAGGCCCAGCGCCAAGCCGACGATAGCCTCGACCACGAAACGCCTCTCGAAGAACTCTTTGAGGACCAGCTCAATTGCGCTGACCTAGTGCTGCTGACCAAGGTGGATAAGGTCAGTGAAGGCGATCGCACCCGTATTGAGCAATGGTTGACCACTCAACTCCCCCGGCCTGTCAAAGTATTGGGTGTCGAGGGCAAAGCCATCAGCCCTGACCTGCTGCTTGGCTTTAACGCCGCTGTCGAAGACGATCTAGACTGCCGCCCTAGCCACCACGACCACGAGCACGATCATGACCATGACGACGACATTGTGGCTATTCCGGTGGTGCTTGATCAGGGTTTTGAATCTAAAGCTCTCGTGCAGCGGTTAGAACAGCTTGCCGCCAGCCACGAAATCTATCGCATCAAGGGTTTCGTCAACGTGCCCGACAAGGCGATGCGGTTGGTTGTACATGGCGTTGGTCAGCGGTTCGACGCGTTCTTTGACCGCCCCTGGCGGCCTGCCGAGTTGCGCCAAACCCGTCTAGTGGTGATTGGCAAAGATCTAGATGCCGAGGTCGTCAAAGCCGCGATCGCGGCCTAA
- the msrP gene encoding protein-methionine-sulfoxide reductase catalytic subunit MsrP, with translation MVFFHTRPAWQLPEGKATPERIFWQRRRFMKSLIGAGVGLAAASAGACQQSQTLESDLEHTLGKPLSGIARSPAFADAGREPTAQRYASSYNNYYEFGGSKAIWANAQALPTDPWTLTVTGLVKNPTTYDLADLTQRFTLEERIYRFRCVEAWAMVVPWIGFPMRALMAAVEPTAAAKYVRFTSYYDPAVTPGPSFGMPRDLPWPYTEGLTVEEMANDLAFFAVGVYGRTLPKQHGAPVRMVVPWKYGFKGAKAIVNIEFVAAQPATYWNTLAPKEYTFEANVDPAVPHPRWSQAKERLVGESTALFTWEEQPTVIYNGYGEYVAGLYAR, from the coding sequence ATGGTCTTCTTTCACACTCGCCCAGCCTGGCAACTCCCCGAGGGGAAAGCAACCCCAGAGCGGATCTTTTGGCAGCGACGGCGGTTTATGAAGTCGCTGATTGGCGCTGGAGTAGGGTTAGCGGCGGCCTCAGCGGGGGCATGCCAGCAGTCTCAAACTCTAGAGTCTGACCTAGAGCACACCTTAGGAAAACCACTCTCAGGGATAGCACGCAGTCCGGCTTTCGCCGATGCGGGTCGAGAGCCAACGGCCCAGCGGTATGCCAGTAGTTACAACAACTATTACGAGTTTGGCGGTAGCAAAGCTATCTGGGCTAACGCCCAGGCTCTGCCGACCGATCCCTGGACGCTGACCGTCACCGGCCTCGTGAAAAACCCGACCACCTACGATCTGGCTGATCTGACTCAGCGATTTACCCTCGAAGAACGCATTTATCGGTTTCGCTGCGTCGAAGCCTGGGCGATGGTGGTGCCTTGGATAGGCTTCCCCATGCGGGCCCTAATGGCGGCGGTAGAACCAACAGCAGCAGCGAAGTACGTGCGGTTTACCTCCTATTACGATCCGGCGGTTACCCCTGGCCCTAGTTTTGGTATGCCCCGCGATTTGCCCTGGCCCTACACAGAGGGTCTCACCGTTGAAGAAATGGCCAACGACCTAGCCTTTTTTGCCGTGGGGGTCTATGGCCGCACACTACCTAAGCAGCACGGTGCGCCTGTTCGCATGGTCGTGCCCTGGAAGTATGGGTTCAAGGGAGCCAAGGCTATTGTCAACATTGAGTTTGTAGCTGCGCAACCCGCCACCTACTGGAATACCCTGGCCCCTAAGGAGTATACCTTTGAGGCCAATGTTGACCCTGCTGTACCTCATCCTCGCTGGTCACAAGCAAAGGAACGACTAGTCGGTGAAAGCACGGCCCTATTTACCTGGGAGGAGCAGCCAACGGTGATTTACAACGGCTATGGGGAGTATGTAGCGGGTCTGTACGCCAGGTAA
- a CDS encoding RNA polymerase sigma factor SigF has product MVATTSRFQAKGNTLELLRQYQSHPNLDLRNQLVQLNIGLVRREAYRWLQQSTETFDDLMQVGSLGLIRAIERFDMGKGYAFSSFAIPYIRGEIQHYLRDKSTSMRIPRRWQALQSQSIRVIRQLQLELGRLPNDLEIATALDISCAEWQDVKLANRNRSLLSLDAPVQDEESTCLGDLLPDLKYKSFQLAQEDQIRLQQSLHQLEQRTREVLEFVFLYDLTQKETAERMGISAVTVSRRVKQGLKHLKTLMASGEDELA; this is encoded by the coding sequence ATGGTCGCTACCACCTCTCGATTTCAAGCCAAAGGCAACACCCTAGAGCTGCTGCGGCAGTATCAGAGCCATCCCAATCTAGACCTGCGGAATCAACTAGTACAACTCAATATCGGGCTGGTGCGGCGCGAGGCTTATCGTTGGCTACAGCAGTCTACCGAAACCTTTGACGACCTCATGCAGGTCGGTAGCCTCGGCCTAATTCGGGCCATTGAGCGCTTTGACATGGGCAAGGGCTATGCCTTTAGCTCCTTCGCCATTCCCTACATTCGCGGCGAGATTCAGCACTACCTCCGCGACAAGAGCACCTCCATGCGGATTCCGCGCCGGTGGCAGGCGCTACAGAGCCAGTCGATCCGCGTGATTCGCCAGCTCCAGTTAGAGTTGGGCCGTCTGCCCAACGACCTCGAAATTGCTACCGCTCTAGATATATCCTGTGCCGAGTGGCAAGACGTCAAGCTGGCCAACCGCAACCGATCGCTCCTCAGTCTTGATGCCCCTGTTCAAGACGAAGAATCGACTTGCCTGGGCGATTTGCTGCCCGACTTAAAATACAAGAGTTTCCAGCTAGCTCAAGAAGACCAAATCCGGCTTCAACAGTCTTTGCATCAGTTAGAGCAGCGCACCCGCGAAGTGCTGGAGTTTGTCTTTCTCTACGACCTTACCCAAAAAGAAACCGCTGAACGTATGGGCATTAGTGCCGTTACCGTGTCACGCCGAGTGAAGCAGGGTCTCAAGCACTTGAAGACTCTCATGGCCTCTGGTGAAGACGAACTGGCCTAG